The following are encoded together in the Pseudovibrio sp. M1P-2-3 genome:
- a CDS encoding prepilin peptidase yields the protein MKLLETDHTYTLILAVLVAIIGQRVAERIKVFDGTQSLTTLIIYPFFPIMGRKVSTNNTILYYPTLCLILILVSLYHFLFLILSASDDYWIYILCISILILISICDYTSYIIPETLTWACLFGGLLYSPLELNVELRILGAIYAGFILWIAFTAHSIITRNDHYSGGDVALACGCGAWVGVDNIAPLFVLLITSALIFGLVKYLTSKTRILPMGPCFMVATLGVFLWKV from the coding sequence ATGAAACTTTTGGAAACTGACCACACATATACACTTATACTGGCGGTTCTGGTTGCCATTATTGGACAGCGTGTTGCTGAGCGAATAAAAGTATTTGATGGAACACAGTCTTTAACCACATTAATCATTTATCCATTTTTCCCAATAATGGGAAGAAAAGTATCTACAAATAATACAATTCTTTACTACCCAACACTCTGTCTAATTTTAATACTAGTATCTCTATATCACTTTTTATTTTTAATATTAAGTGCTTCAGATGATTATTGGATATATATATTATGTATTAGTATACTTATACTTATTTCAATATGCGACTATACATCATACATAATTCCTGAGACACTAACGTGGGCGTGTCTATTTGGAGGGTTACTATACTCTCCTTTGGAGTTAAACGTGGAGCTTCGTATTCTTGGAGCTATATATGCCGGTTTCATTTTATGGATAGCATTTACCGCTCATAGTATAATCACTCGCAACGACCATTACTCAGGCGGGGATGTCGCACTTGCTTGTGGCTGTGGTGCTTGGGTTGGTGTAGACAATATTGCTCCTCTTTTTGTGCTTCTCATAACATCTGCGCTCATATTTGGACTTGTAAAATACTTGACCAGCAAAACAAGGATTTTACCAATGGGACCATGCTTCATGGTGGCAACATTAGGTGTGTTTCTTTGGAAGGTATGA
- a CDS encoding AAA family ATPase — MSEAVIENYKSAFDSHLQILDDVDQAVSFLESTIDQVSISTNDPHDVKVLRTFTPKEAGALLKITPAYLADSCDTAGLKIKRAPKTNARMYTLGDLNKVRQYLATKVQDKDPKKALFYDPRRRKGEKLKVFAVANYKGGSAKTTTAVHLTQSLALKGYRVLLIDMDPQGSAASIFKIDALGLKDENSLYSALKWDEPSHIGSVIWPTYWDNIHVALGGYPINLWDSEASYGTAIASYRLPIIQGELETIEDKLINHSIGLEEMNVLNEQKEELESEYSACIQRLNYDTRLAEALENVDDQYDVVILDTPPNLMWTAKTAITAADHILVALHPEWMDVASARQFLSSLRVHLETKLTSDYNVEVSQKVRDLSYILTNVHRQSKAQETIADFLHQLPGCLDPEMIQTTAISEAGLNMKTIYEVSAGELHSQTYSRGMGSMKKVNDSIEGILKAGWGRD, encoded by the coding sequence ATGTCAGAAGCAGTAATCGAAAATTATAAGAGCGCGTTTGATAGCCATCTTCAAATACTTGATGATGTAGATCAAGCTGTTTCATTTCTTGAAAGCACTATTGACCAAGTTTCTATCTCTACCAACGATCCTCATGATGTGAAAGTCTTGAGAACGTTTACACCAAAAGAAGCTGGGGCGCTGTTAAAAATCACCCCAGCATATCTTGCTGATAGTTGTGACACTGCCGGTTTGAAAATCAAACGGGCACCGAAAACAAATGCTAGAATGTATACATTGGGTGATTTGAATAAGGTGCGGCAGTATTTGGCTACTAAAGTTCAAGATAAAGACCCCAAAAAAGCATTATTTTACGACCCTCGCAGGCGTAAAGGTGAAAAGTTAAAAGTATTTGCTGTTGCAAATTATAAAGGGGGGTCTGCGAAAACGACGACAGCAGTGCATTTGACACAGTCTCTAGCCCTAAAGGGGTATAGAGTACTTTTGATTGATATGGACCCTCAAGGTTCAGCTGCAAGTATATTTAAGATTGATGCTCTCGGATTGAAAGATGAAAACTCACTCTATTCTGCTTTAAAGTGGGATGAACCATCTCATATCGGTTCTGTTATTTGGCCAACATATTGGGATAATATTCATGTGGCATTAGGCGGCTATCCAATCAACTTATGGGATAGTGAAGCCTCTTATGGTACTGCTATTGCTTCTTACCGGTTACCTATCATCCAAGGTGAGCTTGAGACTATTGAAGACAAGCTGATTAATCACTCCATTGGGCTTGAAGAAATGAATGTGCTCAACGAGCAAAAGGAGGAGCTGGAAAGTGAGTATAGTGCCTGTATACAAAGGTTAAACTACGATACGCGGCTTGCAGAAGCTTTGGAAAATGTGGATGATCAATATGATGTTGTTATTCTAGATACGCCTCCAAACCTCATGTGGACAGCAAAAACAGCTATCACTGCAGCTGACCACATTCTTGTTGCTTTACACCCCGAATGGATGGATGTTGCGTCCGCAAGGCAGTTTTTGAGTAGTCTTCGTGTCCACTTAGAAACTAAGCTTACCTCAGACTACAATGTTGAAGTCAGTCAAAAGGTCCGGGATCTCAGCTATATCTTGACCAACGTTCATCGTCAGTCCAAAGCGCAAGAAACCATTGCAGATTTCCTCCATCAATTGCCAGGGTGCTTAGATCCTGAAATGATTCAAACTACGGCCATAAGCGAGGCTGGTTTAAATATGAAAACAATATATGAAGTCAGTGCAGGGGAACTTCATTCTCAAACATATAGTCGTGGTATGGGCTCCATGAAAAAAGTAAACGATTCAATCGAAGGTATCTTGAAAGCAGGATGGGGCAGGGACTAA
- a CDS encoding MucR family transcriptional regulator: protein MTDKHLTKTFLEGVISIATAQVNAGNLEANDVSGFIRNVSSALQDCITKLDHLDDQAALVTKQVSAPPVQPVQPVQPVQNVISQEQAAHQLETEVTVKPVKTASEQTVQAAAPPQPTASSLALSPAPAQSVEQPKAKRGRRKKTTENAQALPAPEANTPESKESIKKRFAHLIPEKPFVDPAKSVEHDGIICLIDGNKKTLLKSYLKTHHGITPEEYIALFDLPSDYIFVAPAHTENRRANALKGGLGVKTGRNRTKMDA, encoded by the coding sequence ATGACAGACAAACACCTTACAAAAACGTTTCTAGAAGGCGTAATTTCCATAGCGACTGCACAGGTGAATGCAGGTAACCTTGAAGCAAATGATGTATCAGGTTTCATTCGAAATGTGAGTTCAGCTCTTCAAGATTGTATCACCAAACTTGATCACCTAGATGATCAAGCCGCACTCGTCACCAAACAAGTTTCCGCCCCCCCCGTTCAGCCCGTTCAGCCCGTTCAGCCCGTTCAGAACGTTATCTCACAAGAGCAAGCGGCCCACCAGCTTGAAACTGAGGTGACAGTGAAACCTGTAAAGACAGCTTCAGAACAAACAGTGCAGGCGGCGGCACCACCACAGCCAACAGCATCGTCTTTGGCACTTAGCCCAGCTCCAGCTCAGAGTGTTGAGCAACCCAAAGCTAAACGGGGGAGACGGAAAAAAACAACTGAAAATGCCCAGGCACTACCGGCTCCAGAAGCAAATACCCCGGAAAGTAAAGAAAGCATCAAGAAGCGCTTTGCTCATCTTATTCCTGAGAAGCCTTTTGTTGATCCAGCAAAATCGGTTGAACATGATGGCATCATTTGCTTGATAGATGGAAACAAAAAAACGCTATTAAAATCTTACCTTAAAACTCATCATGGGATCACTCCGGAAGAATATATAGCGTTGTTTGATCTTCCCTCTGATTATATTTTTGTCGCCCCCGCACACACTGAAAATCGGAGGGCGAATGCGTTAAAAGGTGGTCTGGGAGTAAAGACCGGTCGAAACCGTACTAAAATGGACGCCTAA
- a CDS encoding DNA topoisomerase: protein MKLVIIEAPGKCKQVKKVFQEIGFNAKVIATRGHLFHIPPPLKDLQINSDFIEYTRQPKNNGVSKRIQQEALSATKVYIATDGDQEGEVIAWDVWSLIRKLPCKVMRVRFDGLDKHSVENALSQATCMDESKTYPGRVRSIVDRLIGSTFSGNGIAVGRVGTGLLSLVFRQRPATKYLKLVAPDKHNQAHWVTEIPIKGPITEQIATSLLEMKLPELHVTKSQVRSSNAVPNMSDVMIEAGNQLDLSPMETSKCMQTLYEAGRLSYPRAGSRGLSASARIKIERILNNREAIIDTRMMEENVEPTEHDAPHPLVTVDYNKDPCKLSQVDAVEVLISRGVIKAGKRIKIEMHDGPLFADHARSYGFGDEVYEVLASLKWGREVSSKYPGRKRWEKSKIIDRRCDTVLLGLAIKEGLGRPSTWAHHINTIFERNLLNQDLTLTPKGTMWLNRAPMSLKKPGFSRDVEKQLNGIHNSSTDLSTHCGNIVREIVHQWENDIKVPILENTKMYGSISSRELVSELGHETHLPFDCIRPKSSDSDFNSELVDHSNSSSTHISHLPKI, encoded by the coding sequence ATGAAGCTTGTGATCATTGAAGCGCCGGGAAAATGCAAACAAGTAAAAAAAGTATTTCAAGAGATCGGCTTTAACGCGAAAGTTATAGCAACCAGGGGACACTTATTTCACATCCCCCCTCCCCTCAAAGATTTACAAATCAATAGTGACTTTATTGAATATACACGTCAGCCAAAAAACAATGGCGTTTCGAAACGAATACAACAGGAAGCACTATCTGCGACCAAAGTTTACATTGCCACTGATGGTGATCAGGAAGGAGAAGTTATTGCATGGGATGTGTGGTCCCTTATTAGAAAGTTACCATGCAAGGTAATGAGAGTTCGATTTGATGGACTTGATAAGCACTCAGTTGAAAATGCTTTGTCTCAGGCTACTTGTATGGACGAAAGTAAGACATATCCAGGGCGAGTTAGATCCATTGTTGATAGATTAATTGGAAGTACCTTTTCAGGTAATGGAATAGCTGTGGGGCGTGTTGGGACAGGCCTTCTTTCATTGGTGTTCCGCCAGAGACCTGCCACAAAATACCTAAAACTTGTTGCTCCAGATAAACACAATCAGGCTCACTGGGTGACTGAAATTCCAATAAAAGGACCTATAACTGAGCAAATAGCAACGTCCCTATTAGAAATGAAGCTACCAGAACTTCACGTCACAAAATCACAAGTCCGATCCTCCAATGCGGTACCAAATATGAGTGATGTGATGATCGAAGCTGGCAATCAGTTGGACCTCTCTCCCATGGAAACCTCTAAGTGTATGCAGACACTTTATGAAGCAGGCCGGCTATCATATCCACGGGCTGGATCGCGTGGACTTTCAGCCTCAGCTCGTATTAAAATCGAAAGAATTTTGAACAACAGAGAGGCGATTATTGATACACGAATGATGGAGGAAAATGTTGAACCAACAGAACATGATGCCCCTCATCCATTAGTAACCGTAGATTACAACAAAGATCCATGTAAACTTAGCCAGGTTGATGCAGTTGAAGTCTTAATTTCTCGGGGAGTTATAAAGGCGGGTAAAAGAATAAAAATTGAGATGCATGATGGGCCATTATTTGCAGATCATGCACGTTCATATGGTTTTGGCGATGAAGTTTATGAAGTCCTAGCAAGTCTTAAATGGGGACGGGAAGTTTCGTCAAAGTACCCAGGAAGAAAAAGATGGGAAAAATCCAAAATCATTGATCGCAGATGTGACACTGTTCTGCTCGGACTTGCCATAAAGGAAGGATTGGGGAGGCCATCAACATGGGCGCATCACATAAATACTATATTTGAAAGAAACCTCTTAAACCAGGATCTAACTCTCACACCTAAGGGAACAATGTGGCTTAATAGGGCGCCAATGTCTTTAAAGAAACCAGGTTTTTCTAGAGATGTAGAGAAACAATTAAATGGCATTCACAACAGTTCCACCGACCTTTCAACTCATTGTGGGAACATTGTAAGGGAAATTGTGCATCAATGGGAGAATGATATCAAAGTACCAATATTAGAGAATACCAAAATGTACGGTTCAATTTCTTCACGTGAATTAGTATCAGAATTGGGTCATGAAACACATTTACCATTTGATTGCATACGACCAAAAAGCTCTGATTCTGATTTCAACTCAGAACTAGTGGATCATAGCAATAGCTCTTCAACTCACATTTCCCATTTGCCAAAGATATAG
- a CDS encoding LPD1 domain-containing protein, producing the protein MKKMEERPEITTYNGKRKNDLIRLRQRLVEGDVHLLPLEKTKYYASARRLDKLDGRAKVRKKPYYSTPCELFARAFESWIEDELHNLDAKSEYLVHGTRNENFNTDVHLAPRYPRGEERIRIGEAMANLMKELKPVLAPKVEKVHIFKPSSKPHQLSLL; encoded by the coding sequence ATGAAAAAAATGGAAGAGCGTCCTGAAATTACAACCTATAACGGGAAACGAAAGAATGATTTGATAAGGTTACGTCAACGCCTCGTTGAGGGGGACGTCCATCTATTGCCACTGGAAAAGACTAAGTACTACGCTAGTGCACGACGACTTGATAAGCTTGATGGTCGCGCAAAAGTGCGCAAAAAACCATACTATTCCACGCCCTGTGAGCTCTTTGCCCGTGCTTTTGAAAGCTGGATCGAAGATGAATTACACAACCTTGATGCTAAATCAGAATATTTGGTTCATGGAACTCGGAATGAAAACTTTAATACAGATGTCCATCTGGCTCCGCGCTATCCAAGAGGGGAAGAACGCATTAGGATTGGCGAAGCCATGGCAAACCTAATGAAGGAACTCAAACCGGTCCTAGCCCCTAAGGTTGAGAAAGTGCATATATTTAAACCTTCCTCCAAGCCTCATCAACTCTCGCTTTTATAA
- a CDS encoding L,D-transpeptidase family protein yields MFSVLASHIRISLCFTVFLIFSATSAKSDGLTWVRAQLENAVTYYSGSQAQAIKNTLKRLNKIHVPINGKVVLVNVPAGQLYAFEGGIPILGSRVIVGQPAHETPELQNKVTFVRALPTWTVPESIVRRKGWRVKISKNPDYFIDRQFYVLSNGEKLSPYDAADLSIRPDTFIQKPGPHNALGLLKIGLNNHQAIYMHDTNQPELFNSTIWTASAGCIRVEKVRELSAWILNMDRDKLDHIIKSDLRKTMSPPSPVTVIVGYWTAWPKPNGEIDFFKDIYKKD; encoded by the coding sequence ATGTTTTCTGTATTGGCTTCACATATTCGCATAAGCTTATGTTTCACCGTGTTTCTTATCTTTTCTGCCACGAGTGCTAAATCGGACGGCTTAACATGGGTTAGAGCACAGTTAGAAAACGCTGTAACGTACTATTCTGGCTCGCAAGCTCAGGCTATCAAGAATACACTCAAGAGATTAAACAAGATCCATGTTCCCATTAATGGAAAGGTAGTCCTAGTAAATGTGCCTGCGGGCCAGCTCTACGCTTTTGAGGGCGGTATTCCCATACTTGGCAGTCGTGTTATCGTTGGTCAACCAGCCCATGAAACACCAGAGCTTCAAAACAAGGTAACCTTCGTGCGGGCGCTTCCAACCTGGACGGTGCCCGAAAGTATCGTTCGGAGAAAAGGCTGGCGCGTTAAAATTTCTAAAAATCCGGATTATTTCATCGACCGTCAATTTTATGTCCTGTCAAATGGCGAGAAACTTTCTCCCTATGATGCTGCTGATTTATCAATTAGACCAGACACCTTTATCCAAAAACCCGGCCCGCATAATGCATTGGGTTTACTAAAGATTGGTTTGAACAATCATCAGGCAATCTATATGCATGATACCAATCAGCCCGAGTTATTTAACTCCACGATATGGACCGCTTCTGCGGGCTGCATACGAGTTGAAAAGGTTCGCGAGCTATCTGCCTGGATCCTAAATATGGATAGAGATAAATTGGATCATATTATTAAATCCGACCTACGCAAGACCATGTCTCCCCCCTCCCCTGTGACGGTTATAGTTGGGTATTGGACCGCATGGCCAAAACCAAATGGCGAGATTGACTTTTTCAAAGACATCTACAAAAAGGATTAG
- the ssb gene encoding single-stranded DNA-binding protein, whose product MSGSLNKVTLIGRLGADPEIRRMQDGKPIANLKLATTDTWRDKNTGEKREKTEWHRVVIFNEGLTKVAEQYLRKGAQVCIEGALQTRKWQDQEGKDRYSTEVVLTVKNSNLVMLGNKPQETGNTDNSTNGTGAQDSENAEYNDALLGTPNLDDEIPF is encoded by the coding sequence ATGAGTGGTTCCTTGAACAAAGTAACGTTGATCGGTCGTCTTGGAGCGGATCCAGAAATTCGCCGCATGCAAGATGGAAAGCCAATAGCCAACTTAAAGTTGGCAACAACAGATACTTGGCGTGATAAAAACACAGGGGAGAAAAGGGAAAAGACGGAATGGCACAGAGTTGTAATTTTTAATGAAGGACTTACAAAAGTAGCAGAGCAATATTTGCGAAAAGGCGCTCAAGTATGTATTGAGGGGGCATTGCAAACTCGTAAATGGCAGGACCAAGAAGGCAAAGATCGTTATTCCACCGAAGTTGTGTTGACAGTCAAGAATTCAAATCTTGTTATGCTTGGGAACAAACCCCAAGAAACTGGCAATACGGATAATTCGACAAATGGGACTGGGGCGCAAGATTCTGAAAATGCAGAATATAATGATGCGTTATTGGGAACACCAAACCTAGATGATGAGATCCCGTTCTGA
- a CDS encoding ATP-dependent DNA helicase, which yields MIIRGTIDKFYFHPSKPRGTGIAVIMHETDNGLHPLKVRGPFYNGVQAGDAIQFNGQFSEEIYNGRTRDLFIFRSCRPEKPVTEVGIQFFLSKTLNWNKHAVSWKSIVEFVEKYGKQSLTHLLENPHALGDLSTSNTSKTQALRVAFSNVTAPLIANDLLSAIGVREPAILNVLEAFGRDALNVIMSDPYRLTKFNGFTFAKIDRLTQDILDLDENDLRRVRAVIEEVASFSECEGNTYTYVEPKLSTFSKFGISTQDLERFIRKTSKEDGSINFDFVNEEPIFQRKQSYLWEKSAAAMVGSLLRGEDFQKDQDHTDIARTVLNSDKYAHFDEIQQDAVFNASASKFSILTGGPGTGKSTVTEAIVEIAEAVNSGPILLMAPTGKAARRLKETTKKEATTVHNALGAKLCGEEKTYKFHRENKLPNGCFVIVDEASMLDAEIFSALMSAMPPSGKVLLVGDKHQLPSVGAGYVLGDLIQSGIETNELRKVYRSGNNSGIAKGARLLQSGKVPKMSNSLGNGVAAVAIPSVRIASELPEILKELCSLTGIDLHKDIAVLSPQAPGVGGTKELNESLHRAFNPNGKPVGQTFIGSMNEKIMIHVGDRVMLSENETELGVMNGDVGTLISSSGTGRAGSFKVKFDSGEEIAFPTTSIRKFLPAFAITNHKSQGSQYPAVVLVSCPEHEKMLERTLTYTGWTRAERYLIVVGDPKALERSVKVDNSNKRLTRLQEFARLSVPKIMKDITPPPPTEARQECFQNRPN from the coding sequence ATGATAATCCGCGGCACGATTGATAAATTTTATTTCCATCCATCCAAACCCCGCGGCACCGGAATCGCCGTCATAATGCATGAAACAGACAATGGACTTCACCCTTTGAAAGTACGGGGCCCTTTTTATAATGGAGTGCAAGCTGGCGATGCCATCCAATTCAATGGTCAATTCTCTGAGGAAATATATAACGGAAGAACAAGGGATCTATTCATTTTTCGGTCCTGCCGACCCGAAAAACCAGTTACTGAGGTGGGTATCCAATTTTTTCTCTCTAAAACATTAAATTGGAATAAGCATGCCGTCAGTTGGAAGAGTATAGTTGAGTTTGTCGAAAAGTATGGGAAACAATCGTTAACACATTTACTGGAAAATCCACATGCCTTGGGGGATCTGTCAACATCGAATACATCAAAAACACAGGCCCTAAGGGTAGCATTTTCAAATGTGACAGCCCCATTAATTGCTAATGATCTACTAAGTGCGATAGGCGTACGTGAACCAGCAATTTTAAATGTACTTGAAGCATTTGGTCGGGACGCGCTAAATGTAATCATGAGTGACCCGTACCGCCTAACCAAGTTCAATGGCTTTACCTTTGCTAAAATTGACAGGTTAACCCAAGATATTTTAGATCTAGATGAAAATGATCTGCGCCGTGTCCGTGCAGTGATTGAAGAAGTCGCAAGCTTTAGTGAGTGTGAGGGCAATACATACACATATGTTGAGCCTAAACTATCTACTTTTTCCAAATTTGGCATTAGCACACAAGACCTCGAACGCTTCATTCGGAAAACAAGTAAGGAAGATGGAAGTATCAATTTTGATTTTGTCAATGAGGAACCAATCTTCCAAAGAAAGCAGTCTTATCTTTGGGAAAAGAGCGCCGCGGCCATGGTAGGTTCCCTTTTAAGGGGGGAAGATTTCCAAAAAGATCAAGATCATACAGACATTGCCCGTACGGTGCTAAACTCTGATAAGTATGCACATTTTGATGAAATCCAACAAGATGCGGTATTCAATGCGTCCGCTTCCAAATTCTCAATTCTGACTGGCGGACCAGGCACTGGTAAATCGACTGTAACAGAAGCAATAGTTGAAATTGCAGAAGCTGTGAACTCGGGCCCAATTCTCTTGATGGCGCCGACAGGAAAGGCTGCAAGACGCCTCAAGGAGACAACTAAAAAAGAGGCCACAACAGTACACAATGCACTCGGGGCAAAGTTGTGTGGAGAGGAGAAAACTTACAAATTCCATAGGGAAAATAAGCTTCCTAATGGCTGCTTTGTTATTGTAGATGAAGCGTCTATGTTGGATGCAGAAATATTTAGCGCTCTGATGAGTGCTATGCCCCCATCCGGGAAAGTTTTACTGGTCGGAGATAAACACCAACTTCCTAGTGTTGGGGCAGGCTACGTTCTTGGAGACCTCATTCAATCCGGTATTGAAACTAACGAACTTCGCAAAGTCTATCGCAGTGGGAACAATTCAGGAATTGCAAAGGGGGCAAGACTTTTGCAATCAGGAAAGGTCCCTAAAATGTCAAATTCACTTGGAAACGGTGTTGCGGCAGTAGCGATACCCTCGGTTCGGATTGCATCAGAACTTCCTGAAATTCTAAAGGAACTCTGTTCGTTAACTGGTATTGACCTGCACAAGGATATTGCTGTGTTGTCTCCACAAGCACCAGGTGTTGGAGGGACAAAGGAGCTTAACGAGAGTTTGCACCGTGCGTTCAATCCCAATGGTAAACCAGTTGGACAAACCTTCATTGGCTCCATGAACGAAAAGATAATGATCCATGTTGGTGACCGGGTCATGCTGTCAGAAAATGAGACTGAGCTAGGAGTAATGAACGGGGATGTGGGTACATTGATTTCATCATCAGGAACAGGACGTGCTGGGTCCTTTAAGGTGAAGTTTGATAGCGGAGAAGAGATTGCTTTCCCCACCACCTCTATCAGAAAATTTTTACCGGCCTTTGCAATTACAAATCATAAATCTCAAGGCTCTCAATATCCTGCTGTCGTATTGGTTTCATGTCCCGAGCATGAGAAGATGTTGGAACGAACCCTAACTTATACAGGCTGGACACGTGCTGAGAGGTATCTCATTGTTGTGGGTGACCCAAAAGCACTTGAACGCAGTGTAAAGGTTGACAATTCAAATAAAAGGTTAACGAGACTCCAAGAGTTTGCACGCCTTTCAGTTCCAAAGATCATGAAAGATATAACTCCGCCACCTCCCACTGAGGCAAGGCAAGAATGTTTCCAAAACCGACCAAATTAA
- the repB gene encoding plasmid partitioning protein RepB — protein MSKRKTHDILGAANIKLGESRVSKSKPKELVSAYSELSAQTPHEVSKNAPLHVSSSRPKSSTIRALNPNDCFPSFISDRIDFNSEKLERLVKSIEASGQEVPILVREHPEFPGKYQIAYGHRRVQACKQLGIAVNGVVKDLDDLQLMKAQGKENNDREGLTFIELALFSYKMRKNKASLKDVADATGNAGSSESLVSKNTAIVESIAAERILQIGSAPGIGRPNWKALAEHFDKGKLPDEKETVWKTLTGESKWELDDSETRFLRIKDALDNVDRKQPEPIPAKKLTHIHIGEKKYADVKESEKQLVITLRKQVSPDITEYVAQNLHRLIEEAKQKNE, from the coding sequence ATGAGCAAAAGAAAAACCCATGACATTTTAGGTGCTGCCAATATTAAATTGGGAGAAAGTCGGGTATCTAAGAGTAAGCCAAAGGAGCTTGTTAGTGCTTATTCTGAGCTGTCGGCTCAAACGCCACATGAAGTATCGAAGAACGCGCCTCTGCATGTAAGTTCAAGTAGACCTAAGTCTTCCACGATCAGAGCCTTGAACCCGAATGACTGCTTTCCCTCATTTATCTCAGACCGTATTGATTTTAATAGTGAGAAATTAGAGCGACTGGTTAAATCTATTGAGGCAAGCGGCCAGGAAGTTCCCATACTAGTCCGTGAGCATCCGGAATTCCCCGGCAAATATCAGATCGCTTACGGACATCGACGTGTGCAAGCCTGTAAGCAATTGGGTATTGCCGTTAATGGTGTGGTTAAAGATCTTGATGATCTACAGTTAATGAAGGCACAAGGGAAGGAAAACAACGATAGAGAAGGACTGACATTTATCGAACTTGCTCTTTTCTCGTACAAAATGCGAAAAAACAAAGCCAGTTTGAAGGATGTAGCTGATGCAACTGGAAACGCAGGTAGTTCAGAATCATTAGTTTCAAAAAATACTGCCATTGTTGAATCCATTGCCGCCGAACGGATCTTACAAATTGGTAGTGCGCCAGGGATTGGGCGACCAAATTGGAAGGCTCTTGCTGAACATTTTGATAAAGGAAAGCTACCGGATGAGAAAGAAACAGTCTGGAAAACGCTAACTGGTGAGAGCAAATGGGAACTTGATGATTCTGAAACAAGATTTCTACGCATCAAAGATGCTTTAGACAATGTGGATCGGAAACAACCCGAGCCTATTCCCGCTAAAAAACTCACACATATTCATATTGGTGAAAAGAAGTATGCGGATGTGAAAGAGAGCGAAAAGCAACTGGTGATTACACTCAGAAAACAAGTCTCTCCTGATATAACTGAATATGTCGCGCAAAATTTACATAGGCTTATTGAAGAGGCCAAGCAAAAAAATGAATAG
- a CDS encoding IS630 family transposase (programmed frameshift) has product MPAIPLRPDYDASSLRALACQSKDVRQSRRLLALAAVYDGLSRLDAARMGGMDRQTLRDWVHRFNAEGPEGLCNRKSPGRARWLTHEQMAELSDVVEAGPDLHQHGVVRWRRQDLQGVIEEKFGVSYSERAISNLLKDLGFSRVSVRPQHPGQDKHLMETFKKNFHSNLKEITAHLPPQKSIEIWWQDEARIGQKNGLARRWATKGTRPRAPRDGRYQSTYLFGAICPARGKGAALVLPKANTDSMQLHLEEISRTVATGAHAVVLMDQAGWHTTAKLTIPENITLMMLPPRSPELNPVENIWQYLRQNWLSNRVFKNYQEIVEAACEAWNKLIQQPNTITSIGMRQWAHTGQL; this is encoded by the exons ATGCCAGCGATCCCACTACGTCCTGATTATGATGCTTCCTCGTTACGCGCTCTTGCTTGCCAAAGTAAGGATGTGAGACAAAGTCGCCGCCTTCTTGCTCTTGCTGCTGTTTATGATGGGTTGTCGCGCTTGGATGCGGCGCGAATGGGCGGTATGGACCGCCAAACGCTGCGAGACTGGGTACATCGGTTTAACGCAGAAGGACCAGAGGGTCTATGCAACCGTAAGAGCCCGGGCCGTGCCCGGTGGCTCACTCATGAGCAAATGGCAGAGTTGTCTGATGTAGTTGAAGCTGGTCCTGATTTACACCAGCATGGTGTGGTCCGTTGGAGACGGCAGGATCTGCAAGGTGTCATCGAGGAAAAGTTTGGGGTCAGCTATAGCGAAAGAGCAATTTCAAACCTCCTCAAAGACCTTGGCTTTTCTCGGGTCAGCGTCCGGCCTCAGCATCCGGGGCAGGACAAACACCTTATGGAGACATTTA AAAAAAACTTCCATAGCAATCTCAAGGAGATAACAGCGCATTTGCCCCCACAAAAATCTATAGAAATATGGTGGCAGGACGAAGCTCGCATTGGTCAGAAAAATGGTCTTGCAAGAAGATGGGCGACAAAAGGAACCAGGCCACGGGCTCCCCGCGACGGACGCTATCAATCAACCTATTTATTCGGGGCGATCTGCCCCGCCCGTGGCAAAGGGGCAGCCCTTGTTTTGCCCAAAGCCAATACAGACTCCATGCAATTACATCTGGAAGAGATCAGTAGAACCGTCGCGACTGGTGCCCATGCAGTGGTACTGATGGATCAAGCAGGCTGGCATACCACAGCAAAACTGACAATCCCTGAGAACATAACCCTTATGATGCTCCCCCCGCGCTCCCCGGAACTCAATCCGGTTGAGAATATCTGGCAGTATTTACGCCAAAACTGGCTATCAAACCGAGTCTTTAAAAATTACCAAGAGATTGTCGAGGCTGCCTGCGAGGCATGGAACAAACTTATTCAACAACCCAACACCATCACATCAATCGGCATGAGACAATGGGCTCACACAGGTCAATTATAA